From the Diospyros lotus cultivar Yz01 chromosome 13, ASM1463336v1, whole genome shotgun sequence genome, one window contains:
- the LOC127789077 gene encoding uncharacterized protein LOC127789077, whose protein sequence is MGVIKDGTISGNLPSAQAFAVHYPGYPSSTTRAVETLGGSNGILKARSSQSNKLELHFRPEDPYSHPAFANLCPSNNFLLKLSKRKDKNDDNTEDNGRISEYLPEDEIHLPEKSFCPELIKTGEQGDECSSGPITAQTELKDKPSQNVQELSADIVVQVSEAYHFNGMVDYQHVLAVHADARRKKRKWTDLKPQFEKGGLMDVEQEDLMILVPPLFSTKDVPEKIVLKPSVYLSSKKKQVGVVQHHWEMDIEPSLAIDFDIKEIPKKVYWEKYITKDSEQWEWQMAVCKLFDERPIWVKSSLTERLFDKGLEFGGHLLRRLLFRTAYYFSNGPFLRFWIRKGYDPRKDPESRIYQRIDFRVPPSLRSYCDANIALGSKHRWEDICSFGVFPHKCQTSLQLFELADDYIQQEIREPPNLETCTCATGWFSPNVLYRLRLRVSMRFLSVYPRTGAESMLRSASERFEKSKRMPIYNKDSRLDEEAQQVNAELLNNDDKELNDDEEDEEDEMDDDNVEEELDPYEDGEDVSFDQQPCSYSGNMSKMYLQELFGSFPSSGLCGDRSQDADNSDGEYQIYEQDNDDSCFDDDNED, encoded by the exons ATGGGGGTCATAAAAGACGGGACTATTTCTGGAAATTTACCTAGTGCCCAGGCTTTTGCAGTTCACTATCCTGGCTATCCTTCATCAACCACGCGTGCCGTTGAGACTCTTGGAGGAAGCAACGGAATCCTCAAG GCTCGCAGCTCACAATCCAACAAATTGGAGCTCCATTTTCGCCCTGAGGATCCATATTCACACCCTGCTTTTGCGAACCTTTGCCCCagtaataattttcttttgaaattatcCAAAAGGAAAGATAAGAATGATGATAATACTGAAGACAATGGGAGGATATCTGAGTATTTACCAGAAGATGAGATTCATCTTCCTGAGAAGAGTTTCTGTCCTGAATTGATCAAAACTGGTGAACAAGGGGATGAATGTTCAAGTGGACCAATTACTGCTCAAACAGAACTCAAGGACAAGCCATCTCAAAATGTGCAAGAGCTTTCTGCTGATATTGTCGTGCAAGTTTCAGAAGCTTATCATTTTAATG GGATGGTAGATTACCAGCATGTTCTTGCTGTTCATGCGGATGCtcggagaaagaaaagaaagtggactGATTTGAAACCACAATTTG AGAAGGGTGGCCTTATGGATGTGGAACAGGAGGATTTGATGATTCTAGTGCCTCCACTTTTCTCAACAAAAGATGTGCCAGAGAAAATAGT GTTAAAGCCATCAGTTTATCTGAGTTCAAAGAAAAAACAAGTGGGAGTTGTACAACACCATTGGGAG atGGATATAGAGCCAAGTCTTGCTATTGACTTCGACATTAAAG AGATTCCTAAGAAAGTATATTGGGagaaatatataacaaaagacTCAGAACAATGGGAGTGGCAGATGGCCGTATGCAAGTTGTTTGATGAGCGACCTATATGGGTGAAAAGTTCCCTGACTGAGCGGTTGTTTGATAAGGGTCTAGAATTTGGAGGTCATTTGCTTAGAAG GCTGCTCTTCAGGACAGCATATTACTTTTCAAATGGACCATTTCTTAGGTTCTGGATCAGGAAGGGTTATGATCCCCGCAAAGATCCTGAATCTCGCAT ATATCAGCGAATTGATTTTCGGGTCCCCCCATCATTGCGAAGCTATTGTGATGCTAACATAGCCCTTGG GTCGAAGCACAGATGGGAGGATATATGCTCATTTGGGGTTTTTCCTCACAAGTGCCAAACTTCGTTACAGCTTTTTGAACTTGCAGATGATTACATTCAACAGGAGATTAGGGAACCACCAAATCTGGAAACTTGCACT TGTGCAACAGGATGGTTCTCGCCCAATGTGCTTTATAGATTGAGATTGCGTGTTTCTATGAGGTTCCTCTCTGTATACCCTAGAACCGGTGCAGAGTCCATGCTGAGATCTgcttctgaacgttttgaaaagtcaaaaaggATGCCGATTTATAATAAGGACTCAAGACTTGATGAAGAGGCACAACAAGTGAATGCAG AACTATTAAATAATGATGATAAAGAACTGAATGacgatgaagaagatgaagaagatgaaatggATGATGACAATGTTGAGGAGGAATTGGATCCATACGAG GATGGCGAGGATGTCAGTTTTGATCAACAGCCATGTTCAT ATAGCGGAAACATGTCAAAGATGTACTTGCAAGAGCTTTTTGGTAGTTTTCCATCCAGTGGATTATGTGGAGACAGGTCGCAAGATGCTGACAACAGTGATGGAGAATATCAGATATACGAGCAGGATAATGATGACAGCTGCTTTGATGATGACAACGAAGACTGA